One Halalkalicoccus sp. NIPERK01 DNA window includes the following coding sequences:
- the aceA gene encoding isocitrate lyase, whose amino-acid sequence MIEGIGDTDTTIREIDNPAGRKFREQLADQQFVFAPGAYHALDARLAEMTGHDAVYMSGYSTVLGQFGFPDLEMVSMTEMVENAERMVDACTIPVIADCDTGYGGVHNVRRAVREYEKAGVAAVHIEDQTTPKRCGHIAGKQIVSREQAEARFSAAIDAKQSEDTVIIARTDAYGSANGDWEEHLERGRLYADCGVDLVWPEMPDPSREDATKYAETIHETHPDLDLAFNYSSSFAWSEQDDPLTFEELGELGYKYIFITLFGLHSGAHAVYEDFKQLAEEDERAQFDLEQRYIGHPTESHHELSQVGRYQDVEMEFDAEARARIEGSEGFAEERDTLQTAEERAERTEAEGDD is encoded by the coding sequence ATGATAGAGGGGATCGGCGACACCGACACGACGATCAGGGAGATCGACAACCCGGCGGGGAGGAAGTTCCGAGAGCAGCTCGCGGACCAGCAGTTCGTCTTCGCGCCCGGGGCCTATCACGCGCTGGACGCCCGGCTCGCGGAGATGACCGGCCACGACGCCGTCTACATGAGCGGCTACTCCACAGTGTTGGGACAGTTCGGCTTCCCCGACCTGGAGATGGTCTCGATGACCGAGATGGTCGAGAACGCCGAGCGAATGGTCGACGCCTGCACCATCCCCGTGATCGCCGACTGCGACACCGGGTACGGCGGCGTCCACAACGTCCGACGCGCCGTCCGCGAGTACGAGAAGGCGGGCGTCGCCGCGGTCCACATCGAGGACCAGACCACGCCCAAGCGCTGTGGCCACATCGCGGGCAAGCAGATCGTCTCGCGCGAGCAGGCCGAGGCCCGCTTCTCGGCGGCCATCGACGCCAAGCAGAGCGAGGACACCGTGATCATCGCCCGCACGGACGCCTACGGCTCCGCGAACGGCGACTGGGAGGAACACCTCGAACGGGGGCGGCTCTACGCCGACTGCGGGGTCGACCTCGTCTGGCCCGAGATGCCCGACCCGAGTCGGGAGGACGCGACGAAGTACGCCGAGACGATCCACGAGACCCACCCCGACCTGGACCTCGCGTTCAACTACTCCTCGTCGTTCGCGTGGTCCGAGCAGGACGATCCACTCACGTTCGAGGAGCTCGGCGAGCTGGGGTACAAGTACATCTTCATCACGCTGTTCGGGCTTCACTCGGGCGCTCACGCCGTCTACGAGGACTTCAAGCAGCTCGCCGAGGAGGACGAGCGGGCCCAGTTCGACCTCGAGCAGCGCTACATCGGCCACCCGACCGAATCCCACCACGAGCTCTCGCAGGTGGGCCGGTACCAGGACGTCGAGATGGAGTTCGACGCCGAGGCCAGAGCACGCATCGAGGGCTCGGAGGGCTTCGCCGAGGAGCGAGACACCCTTCAGACGGCCGAAGAGCGCGCCGAACGCACGGAGGCGGAGGGCGACGACTGA
- a CDS encoding TIGR00300 family protein translates to MSVSRTVELEGHIIDSGVMGRCFGIVMDMGGWFDMEEFDVGTRKHEETYARMRVSAEEEGTLHEILHQLNQNGATLEDPIDAGIEPAPADRVVPAGFYSTTNHPTEIRYEGKWVEVERIEMDCAVVVEPEGSDHDGPRAYTKVLNAIEGGDLVVTGNTGIRVNPPERPRNAGGAFGFMQGGVSSERPATTQIENVANAIAETKDRGGNVMVVAGPAVIHSGARNDLARLVREGYVDAISAGNGFAVHDLERDLYGTSLGMDVETLEHPRKGHKHHIYTISEIIRSGGIEAAVTEGKIDSGIMYECVTNDVPFVLAGSIRDDGPLPDTITDSIQAQNAIREQAHEADLVLMLATLLHSVAVGNCLPSTTRVVCVDINPATVTQLQDRGSAQTVGMVTDIGTFVPLLADALLDAD, encoded by the coding sequence ATGAGCGTCTCACGGACCGTCGAACTGGAAGGACACATCATCGACTCGGGCGTGATGGGGCGGTGTTTCGGCATCGTCATGGACATGGGCGGCTGGTTCGACATGGAGGAGTTCGACGTCGGCACCCGGAAACACGAGGAGACCTACGCCCGGATGCGCGTCTCCGCCGAGGAGGAAGGGACCCTCCACGAGATCCTCCACCAACTCAACCAGAACGGCGCGACCCTCGAGGACCCGATCGACGCCGGGATCGAGCCCGCGCCCGCGGACCGGGTCGTCCCCGCGGGGTTCTACTCGACGACGAACCACCCGACCGAAATCAGGTACGAGGGCAAGTGGGTCGAGGTCGAGCGCATCGAGATGGACTGTGCGGTGGTGGTCGAACCGGAGGGGAGCGACCACGACGGCCCGCGCGCGTACACGAAGGTGCTCAACGCCATCGAGGGCGGCGACCTCGTCGTCACTGGCAACACCGGCATCCGCGTCAACCCGCCCGAGCGTCCGCGGAACGCCGGGGGCGCGTTCGGGTTCATGCAGGGCGGCGTCAGCAGTGAGCGCCCCGCGACCACCCAGATCGAGAACGTCGCGAACGCGATTGCGGAGACCAAAGACCGGGGCGGAAACGTGATGGTCGTCGCCGGCCCCGCCGTGATCCACTCGGGGGCGCGAAACGACCTCGCGCGACTGGTCCGCGAGGGCTACGTCGACGCGATCAGCGCGGGCAACGGATTCGCGGTCCACGACCTCGAACGCGACCTCTACGGCACCTCGCTCGGGATGGACGTCGAGACCTTAGAACACCCCCGAAAGGGCCACAAACACCACATCTACACGATCAGCGAGATCATCCGCTCGGGCGGGATCGAGGCGGCCGTCACGGAGGGGAAGATCGACTCGGGGATCATGTACGAATGCGTCACCAACGACGTCCCGTTCGTGCTCGCCGGATCGATCCGCGACGACGGCCCGCTCCCGGATACTATCACCGACTCGATCCAGGCCCAGAACGCCATCCGCGAGCAGGCCCACGAGGCGGACCTCGTGTTGATGCTCGCGACCCTCCTTCACTCCGTGGCCGTCGGCAACTGCCTCCCCTCGACCACCCGAGTGGTCTGCGTCGACATCAACCCCGCGACCGTCACCCAACTGCAGGACCGGGGAAGCGCCCAGACGGTCGGCATGGTCACCGACATCGGCACGTTCGTCCCGCTGTTGGCCGACGCCCTGCTCGACGCCGACTGA
- a CDS encoding sodium:calcium antiporter, with protein sequence MWTLAWFVALALFGTAVVWRASGWLETSADRLSAYYGLPAIVQGSIVVAVGSSFPELMTAVIAPLIHGEFELGVGAIVGSAIFNVLVIPGLAAAFSPGALDVGRDVVYKEAQFYIISVAVFLLMCSFAVIYYPVENGVSGTITPTLALIPIGTYLLYVFIQYQDTIEHDAPDVSGIDATKQWAYLLASLALITVGVEALVRAAIGFGGVFGTPSFVWGLTVVAAATSLPDAFVSVAAAKRDRDVTSIANVFGSNVFDLLVAVPAGVIVAGAVTIDFGVAVPLVAFLTLATIALFALLRTEFALAAWEPGVLLGLYLAFLVWLLLETVGLVGVLV encoded by the coding sequence ATGTGGACGCTCGCGTGGTTCGTCGCCCTCGCGCTGTTCGGAACCGCCGTCGTCTGGCGGGCCAGCGGCTGGCTCGAGACGTCCGCCGACCGGCTATCGGCGTACTACGGCCTGCCCGCGATCGTTCAGGGGTCGATCGTCGTCGCGGTCGGCTCCAGTTTTCCCGAACTCATGACCGCCGTGATCGCCCCGCTGATCCACGGCGAGTTCGAACTCGGCGTCGGCGCGATCGTCGGGTCGGCGATCTTCAACGTCCTCGTGATCCCGGGGCTGGCGGCGGCCTTCAGCCCGGGGGCCCTGGACGTGGGTCGGGACGTCGTCTACAAGGAGGCGCAGTTCTACATCATCTCCGTCGCCGTCTTCCTGCTGATGTGCTCCTTTGCGGTGATCTACTACCCGGTCGAGAACGGCGTCTCGGGGACCATCACGCCGACGCTCGCGCTGATCCCGATCGGGACGTACCTCCTCTACGTCTTCATCCAGTACCAGGACACGATCGAACACGACGCGCCCGACGTCTCGGGGATCGATGCGACGAAACAGTGGGCGTACCTGCTGGCGAGCCTCGCGCTCATCACGGTCGGCGTCGAGGCGCTGGTGCGGGCGGCGATCGGGTTCGGCGGCGTCTTCGGGACGCCGAGTTTCGTCTGGGGGCTCACGGTCGTCGCCGCCGCGACGAGCCTCCCCGACGCGTTCGTGAGCGTCGCGGCCGCCAAACGCGACCGCGACGTGACGAGCATCGCCAACGTCTTCGGGAGCAACGTCTTCGACCTCCTGGTCGCGGTTCCCGCCGGGGTGATCGTCGCCGGCGCGGTGACGATCGACTTCGGGGTGGCCGTCCCGCTCGTCGCCTTCCTCACGCTCGCGACCATCGCGCTGTTCGCGCTCCTCAGAACGGAGTTCGCGCTCGCCGCCTGGGAACCGGGGGTGCTCCTGGGGCTCTATCTCGCGTTTCTGGTCTGGCTCCTCCTCGAGACCGTCGGGCTGGTCGGCGTGCTCGTATAG
- a CDS encoding SOS response-associated peptidase — protein sequence MCGRYALFAPPDELAERFSVPAPETSPTYNAAPSQNLPIIPDDAEEIRLARWGLTPEWADEQRDLINARAETMAEKPSFKDAKRCLVPANGFYEWVEADGGKRPYYVTRRDGEPFAMAGLRTRWEPPTKQTGLDSFSGGDPDSEDPAATETFAVVTTEPNEVVERLHHRMAVILSREREREWLSGEPFSLVPAEELRAYPVSTAVNSPGNDSPELVREVADV from the coding sequence ATGTGTGGACGCTACGCGCTCTTCGCCCCGCCCGACGAACTCGCCGAACGGTTCTCGGTTCCCGCCCCCGAAACCTCCCCGACCTACAACGCCGCGCCGAGCCAAAACCTTCCAATTATCCCCGACGACGCCGAGGAGATCCGACTCGCGCGCTGGGGACTCACACCCGAATGGGCCGACGAACAGCGCGACCTGATCAACGCCCGCGCCGAGACGATGGCCGAGAAGCCGAGTTTCAAGGATGCGAAGAGATGTCTCGTCCCCGCGAACGGCTTCTACGAGTGGGTCGAGGCCGACGGCGGCAAGCGGCCCTACTACGTCACCCGCCGGGACGGCGAGCCCTTCGCGATGGCCGGCCTCCGGACGCGCTGGGAGCCCCCGACGAAACAGACCGGCCTCGATTCGTTCTCGGGAGGCGATCCCGATTCCGAGGACCCCGCGGCGACCGAGACGTTCGCGGTCGTCACCACCGAACCCAACGAGGTGGTCGAGAGACTGCACCACCGGATGGCCGTGATCCTCTCACGGGAGCGCGAACGCGAGTGGCTCTCCGGAGAGCCCTTCTCGCTCGTGCCCGCCGAGGAGTTGCGTGCGTACCCCGTCTCGACGGCGGTCAACAGCCCCGGAAACGACTCGCCGGAACTCGTCCGGGAGGTCGCGGATGTCTGA
- a CDS encoding HAD family hydrolase, protein MSEAAYDAVVFDNDGVLVERTRREVLRGAIRETYDEFGVSPTDEEVEALLGVTRESIAELAAAYDLDAADFWYRRDANASRAQCESIENGGKPLYEDIAALDDLAPDLGVVSNNQHRTIEFILDHYDLHPYFETHYGREPTLEGIDRKKPNDYYLERALTDLDTRNALYVGDSGVDVLAAREAGVDCAFIRRSHRAEYELPAAPTYEIRSLKDLPVICRGDYEAFQPDAGSAT, encoded by the coding sequence ATGTCTGAGGCCGCCTACGACGCGGTCGTCTTCGACAACGACGGCGTGCTCGTCGAGCGCACCCGACGGGAGGTCCTGCGGGGAGCGATCCGCGAGACCTACGACGAGTTCGGCGTCTCGCCGACCGACGAGGAGGTCGAGGCGCTGCTCGGGGTCACGCGTGAGTCGATCGCCGAACTCGCGGCGGCGTACGATCTCGACGCCGCGGACTTCTGGTATCGCCGCGACGCGAACGCCTCGCGGGCGCAGTGTGAATCGATCGAGAACGGCGGCAAACCCCTCTACGAGGACATCGCCGCGCTCGACGACCTCGCGCCCGATCTGGGCGTCGTCAGCAACAACCAGCACCGGACCATCGAGTTCATCCTCGACCACTACGACCTCCACCCGTACTTCGAGACCCATTACGGGCGCGAGCCGACCCTCGAAGGGATCGACCGCAAGAAGCCCAACGACTACTACCTCGAACGCGCGCTGACGGATCTCGACACCCGAAACGCGCTCTACGTCGGCGACAGCGGGGTCGACGTACTGGCCGCCCGGGAGGCGGGCGTCGACTGTGCCTTTATCCGCCGCTCGCACCGCGCGGAGTACGAACTGCCCGCGGCGCCGACCTACGAGATCCGCAGTTTGAAGGACCTGCCCGTGATCTGTCGGGGCGACTACGAGGCGTTCCAGCCGGACGCGGGGTCGGCGACGTAG
- a CDS encoding fumarylacetoacetate hydrolase family protein: MRLARALTDDGPKEGEFEDGTLSTDDGEYAVDREDLLAPCRPSALYCVGRNYAETLDQMDYDRPEEPDFFIKPPVSVIPTGTPIPYPTFSEEVTYAGELAAVVGEECKDVLPEEAPEVIRGYTIMNDVDALDQQGRTARKAFDGSGPLGPWIETDLDPRGIDMHTEIDGEVRQEANTELMLFDPYEVVSYLSERFTFSPGDVIAFGSPANPGTIEPGNEIEITYEGVGTLRNGVANPDQ, encoded by the coding sequence ATGCGACTCGCTCGCGCCCTGACCGACGACGGCCCCAAGGAGGGGGAGTTCGAGGACGGCACGCTCAGCACCGACGACGGCGAGTACGCGGTCGACCGCGAGGACCTGCTCGCGCCCTGCCGGCCCTCGGCGCTCTACTGCGTCGGGCGGAACTACGCCGAAACCCTCGATCAGATGGACTACGACCGGCCCGAGGAACCCGATTTCTTCATCAAGCCGCCCGTCTCGGTGATCCCGACGGGGACGCCGATCCCGTATCCGACCTTCTCCGAGGAGGTGACCTACGCGGGCGAACTCGCCGCCGTCGTCGGCGAGGAGTGCAAGGACGTCCTGCCCGAGGAGGCGCCGGAGGTGATCCGTGGCTACACGATCATGAACGACGTGGACGCGCTGGACCAACAGGGTAGAACGGCCAGAAAGGCCTTCGACGGCTCGGGCCCGCTGGGGCCGTGGATCGAGACGGACCTCGACCCGCGGGGGATCGACATGCACACCGAGATCGACGGCGAAGTTCGACAAGAAGCGAACACCGAACTGATGCTGTTCGACCCCTACGAGGTCGTCTCGTACCTCTCGGAGCGGTTCACCTTCTCGCCGGGCGACGTGATCGCCTTCGGCAGTCCCGCGAACCCGGGCACCATCGAACCCGGAAACGAGATCGAGATCACCTACGAGGGCGTGGGCACCCTCCGAAACGGGGTCGCGAACCCGGATCAGTAA
- a CDS encoding ArsR family transcriptional regulator, translating to MSESGFQACEECVPPAEAFSVIGNETRLSILEALWDAPERPISFSDLHGRVEMRDSAQFNYHLKQLLGQFVVRTDDGYDLRHAGESVIQAVLSGSFNQNPDRRFDVEGECVACDGALDARYRDEHIVISCSDCGQRHGEYAFPPGGLDGRTDEEVLAAFDQRVRHLHCLAADGVCPACNGRMETTLRREDECCLRLDLQVEHRCVRCRHRLCSTAGLRLLERSEVVSFYRDHGTDLGSIPYWRLPWCVSDEYVRTLSEDPWRLRVRIPLDDEELRVSLDGNLVVSEVERVASRSHSEH from the coding sequence ATGAGCGAGTCAGGGTTCCAGGCGTGCGAGGAGTGTGTCCCGCCCGCCGAAGCGTTCTCGGTCATCGGAAACGAGACGCGCCTCTCGATCCTCGAAGCCCTCTGGGACGCACCCGAGCGGCCGATCTCCTTCTCGGACCTCCACGGCCGGGTCGAGATGCGCGACAGCGCACAGTTCAACTACCACCTCAAGCAGTTGCTGGGGCAGTTCGTCGTCCGAACCGACGACGGCTACGACCTCCGCCACGCCGGCGAGAGCGTCATTCAGGCCGTCCTCTCGGGGTCGTTCAACCAGAACCCCGACAGACGGTTCGACGTCGAGGGCGAGTGTGTGGCCTGTGACGGGGCACTCGACGCCCGCTACCGCGACGAGCACATCGTCATCTCGTGTTCCGACTGCGGGCAGCGCCACGGCGAGTACGCGTTCCCCCCGGGCGGGTTGGACGGGCGAACCGACGAGGAGGTCCTGGCCGCGTTCGACCAGCGGGTGCGCCACCTCCACTGTCTGGCCGCCGACGGTGTCTGTCCGGCCTGCAACGGACGCATGGAGACGACCCTCCGCCGCGAGGACGAGTGCTGTCTGCGCCTCGACCTCCAGGTCGAACACCGCTGCGTGCGGTGTCGCCACCGACTCTGTTCGACGGCGGGCCTGCGGCTGCTCGAACGCTCCGAGGTGGTGAGCTTCTACCGCGATCACGGGACCGACCTCGGCTCGATCCCCTACTGGCGGCTCCCGTGGTGCGTCAGCGACGAGTACGTGAGGACGCTCTCGGAGGACCCCTGGCGGCTCCGGGTCCGAATCCCGCTCGACGACGAGGAGCTTCGCGTGAGCCTCGACGGGAACCTCGTCGTCTCCGAGGTCGAACGCGTCGCTTCACGTAGCCACTCCGAGCACTGA
- a CDS encoding alpha/beta fold hydrolase: protein MSSSPASPIALTYDDDGTGLPIVFLHGGWLSAESWAAQRERFGDEYRIVAPDFRGHGRTGASDAGRYSIDLLAEDLDALLDDLGIDEGVICGLSLGSMVAQAYAARHPERVRGIALAGAVQTFPPVSMPRAMKRLFTPLPMVGTSLAMAGSGATFRSLLSTIRPVTGGPWLARDPAVRDAALETVENVSSAEFKKTFSALYRFRPPELDGLSVPARVVYGEHEAPPVKRQSGDLARALDADVHEVSDAAHLVNQDNPREFNEVLSGLLDEVETNP, encoded by the coding sequence GTGTCTTCCTCACCCGCCTCCCCGATCGCGCTCACATACGACGACGACGGCACCGGTCTCCCGATCGTGTTCCTCCACGGCGGCTGGCTCTCCGCGGAGAGTTGGGCCGCCCAGCGCGAACGCTTCGGGGACGAGTACCGGATCGTCGCGCCCGACTTCCGCGGCCACGGTCGGACCGGGGCGAGCGACGCGGGGCGGTACTCGATCGACCTGCTGGCCGAGGACCTCGACGCGCTTTTAGACGACCTCGGGATCGACGAGGGCGTGATCTGTGGGCTCTCGCTCGGGTCGATGGTCGCACAGGCCTACGCCGCTCGACACCCCGAGCGGGTCAGGGGGATCGCCCTCGCGGGAGCGGTCCAGACGTTCCCCCCCGTGTCGATGCCCCGGGCGATGAAACGGCTGTTCACGCCGCTCCCGATGGTAGGGACCTCGCTCGCGATGGCCGGCAGCGGGGCGACATTTCGTTCCCTTCTCTCGACGATCCGCCCCGTGACGGGCGGGCCGTGGCTCGCACGCGATCCCGCGGTCAGGGACGCCGCGCTCGAGACGGTCGAGAACGTCTCGAGCGCCGAGTTCAAGAAGACCTTCTCCGCGCTCTATCGGTTCCGCCCGCCCGAACTCGACGGGCTCTCCGTACCTGCTCGCGTCGTCTACGGCGAACACGAGGCCCCGCCGGTCAAGCGCCAGAGCGGGGACCTCGCCCGCGCGCTCGACGCCGACGTCCACGAGGTTTCGGACGCCGCACACCTCGTCAACCAGGACAACCCCCGGGAGTTCAACGAGGTCCTGTCGGGCCTGCTCGACGAGGTCGAAACGAACCCATAG
- a CDS encoding S8 family serine peptidase, giving the protein MQNHDATRRRLLRGVATAGLTLGAVGTTSARSTVTYVVVGGSSGGLERGGFSVERELAGGSVRVVSGPADAEGDLAAVDGIAGVTRDFEVELADPVRESSHTGAAASDLQWDKEVTNAFEAHDVTTGSGTRIAIVDTGVDDTHPDLGNVDTGSSRSFIDGEVGPHVGDAGQHGTHVAGIAAATGEAGVTGIAPDAELVSLRVFGAEGSATFADVLAAADYAAEIGADAANMSIGTEPIPPQANADGTRVAVQRVMQSVARRGTVTTVSAGNSETDMQRGGLFTLPTSVEGVMAVSATGPNDELAFYSNYGTGEITVGAPGGGYETLEKTIDPGADVERPYPTNLVYSTIPGESYAWFAGTSMAAPQVAGLVGLVRDLDPDLNANRVESAIARGAEGTDGRGDPELGAGRIDALDTVS; this is encoded by the coding sequence ATGCAGAACCACGATGCGACACGCAGGCGGTTGCTCCGAGGGGTCGCGACGGCGGGACTGACGCTCGGTGCGGTGGGAACGACGAGCGCCCGGTCGACCGTCACGTACGTCGTGGTCGGCGGGTCGAGCGGGGGGCTGGAACGCGGCGGGTTCTCGGTCGAACGCGAACTCGCGGGCGGATCGGTCAGGGTCGTTTCGGGGCCGGCGGACGCGGAGGGCGACCTCGCCGCCGTCGACGGGATCGCCGGCGTCACGCGGGACTTCGAGGTCGAACTCGCCGATCCGGTGCGGGAGTCGAGCCACACCGGGGCCGCCGCTTCGGATCTCCAGTGGGACAAGGAGGTCACGAACGCCTTCGAGGCCCACGACGTCACCACGGGTTCGGGAACGCGCATCGCGATCGTCGATACGGGGGTCGACGACACCCACCCGGACCTCGGGAACGTCGACACCGGGTCGAGCCGGTCGTTCATCGACGGCGAGGTGGGGCCGCACGTCGGCGACGCGGGCCAGCACGGCACGCACGTCGCGGGGATCGCCGCCGCGACCGGCGAGGCGGGCGTTACCGGGATCGCTCCCGACGCCGAACTCGTCTCGTTGCGGGTGTTCGGTGCCGAGGGGAGCGCGACGTTCGCGGACGTCCTCGCGGCAGCGGACTACGCCGCCGAGATCGGGGCCGACGCCGCCAACATGAGCATCGGTACCGAACCGATCCCGCCGCAGGCGAACGCCGACGGCACGCGCGTCGCGGTCCAGCGGGTCATGCAGAGCGTCGCCCGCAGGGGCACCGTGACGACGGTCAGCGCGGGCAACTCCGAGACCGATATGCAACGCGGCGGCCTGTTTACCCTCCCGACCAGCGTGGAGGGCGTGATGGCCGTCAGCGCGACCGGCCCGAACGACGAACTGGCGTTCTACTCGAACTACGGCACCGGCGAGATCACGGTCGGCGCGCCCGGCGGCGGCTACGAGACGCTCGAAAAGACCATCGATCCCGGCGCCGACGTCGAGCGGCCCTATCCGACGAACCTCGTCTACTCGACGATACCGGGCGAATCATACGCCTGGTTCGCCGGCACCTCGATGGCCGCCCCTCAGGTGGCCGGACTGGTCGGCCTCGTCAGGGACCTCGATCCCGACCTGAACGCGAACCGGGTCGAGAGCGCCATCGCTCGGGGCGCCGAGGGGACCGACGGCCGTGGCGACCCCGAACTCGGCGCGGGACGGATCGACGCCCTGGACACCGTTTCGTAG
- a CDS encoding gamma carbonic anhydrase family protein yields the protein MSRERSYAFEGTEPEIDETARVSRESTLVGDVRVAASASVWPGVVLRGDVAPVVVGEESHVGDNATIHASTLGDRVMIGHGAVLNDATVEDGALVGFNATINSRVTVGERSIVASGTVVPEDYEIPPESFVRGVPARVSSLEEVAVDPDEIFEEHSSGAYTDLADRHEELFE from the coding sequence ATGTCGAGGGAACGAAGCTACGCGTTCGAGGGCACCGAACCGGAGATCGACGAGACGGCCCGCGTCAGCCGCGAATCGACGCTCGTGGGGGACGTCCGGGTCGCGGCGAGCGCGAGCGTCTGGCCCGGCGTCGTCCTCCGGGGGGACGTCGCGCCCGTCGTCGTCGGCGAGGAGTCGCACGTCGGGGACAACGCGACGATCCACGCCTCGACGCTCGGCGACCGGGTGATGATCGGCCACGGCGCGGTGTTGAACGACGCGACCGTCGAGGACGGCGCGCTCGTGGGTTTCAACGCCACGATCAACTCCCGCGTGACGGTCGGGGAGCGAAGCATCGTCGCGAGCGGGACGGTCGTTCCCGAGGACTACGAGATCCCGCCCGAGTCGTTCGTCCGCGGCGTGCCCGCCCGCGTGAGTTCACTCGAGGAGGTCGCGGTCGATCCCGACGAGATCTTCGAGGAGCACTCCTCGGGCGCGTACACGGACCTCGCGGACCGCCACGAGGAGCTGTTCGAGTGA
- a CDS encoding redox-regulated ATPase YchF: MSYRIGLVGKPSVGKSTFFNAATMNDVPEGAYPFTTIDPSVGEAYVRVECAAPEFDHACTPETGFCRAGTRFVPTKLVDVAGLIPGAHEGNGLGNQFLTDLNETDVLVHVVDFSGTTDAEGEPTEGHDPREDIDFLETELDMWYLEILEKGIEKFSNRYAGEEADIEVELAEQMSAFRITKDEIKRLILRLDLGFDPLEWAPEDREALAREIRTETKPMVIAANKMDTPKAQENYEAITSDPEYDHLTIVPASAHAEKALKRADEQGAIEYRAGDSDFEIVGDLSSEQEAGLARIQEFVREFEGTGVQRALEAALFSELDAIAVFPGSANGEPEDGKFMRDCFVLPEGSTTEDFAYFLHSDIGEGLLHGIDCRSDRQVGASHELEHRDVIEIVSTN, translated from the coding sequence ATGAGCTATCGGATCGGTCTCGTCGGCAAGCCTTCGGTGGGTAAGTCGACCTTCTTCAACGCAGCAACCATGAACGACGTCCCCGAGGGGGCGTATCCCTTCACGACGATCGACCCGAGCGTCGGCGAGGCGTACGTCCGCGTCGAGTGTGCCGCCCCCGAGTTCGACCACGCGTGTACCCCCGAGACGGGCTTCTGTCGCGCGGGAACGCGGTTCGTCCCGACGAAACTCGTCGACGTGGCGGGCCTCATTCCCGGCGCCCACGAGGGAAACGGGTTGGGAAACCAGTTCCTGACCGACCTCAACGAGACCGACGTGCTGGTCCACGTCGTGGACTTCTCGGGGACCACCGACGCCGAGGGCGAACCCACCGAGGGCCACGATCCACGGGAGGACATCGACTTCCTCGAGACCGAACTCGACATGTGGTATCTCGAAATCCTGGAGAAGGGCATCGAGAAGTTCTCGAACCGGTACGCGGGTGAGGAGGCCGACATCGAGGTGGAACTCGCCGAACAGATGAGCGCCTTCCGGATCACCAAGGACGAGATCAAGCGCCTGATCCTCCGACTCGACCTCGGCTTCGACCCCCTCGAATGGGCTCCCGAGGATCGCGAGGCGCTCGCCCGCGAGATCCGCACGGAGACGAAGCCGATGGTGATCGCGGCGAACAAGATGGATACCCCGAAAGCCCAGGAGAACTACGAGGCGATCACGAGCGATCCCGAGTACGACCACCTGACGATCGTGCCCGCGAGCGCTCACGCCGAGAAGGCGCTCAAGCGCGCCGACGAACAGGGCGCGATCGAGTACCGCGCGGGCGATAGCGACTTCGAGATCGTGGGCGACCTCTCTTCCGAACAGGAGGCGGGGCTCGCCCGGATACAGGAGTTCGTCCGCGAGTTCGAGGGCACGGGCGTCCAGCGCGCGCTCGAAGCCGCCCTCTTTTCGGAACTGGACGCGATCGCCGTGTTTCCCGGCTCCGCGAACGGCGAGCCCGAGGACGGGAAGTTCATGCGCGACTGTTTCGTCCTGCCCGAGGGCTCGACCACCGAGGACTTCGCGTACTTCCTGCACTCCGATATCGGCGAGGGTCTGCTCCACGGGATCGACTGCCGGAGCGACCGACAGGTCGGCGCGAGCCACGAACTCGAACACCGCGACGTGATCGAGATCGTCTCGACGAACTGA